The proteins below are encoded in one region of Methanosarcina barkeri 3:
- a CDS encoding dienelactone hydrolase family protein: protein MFGQVCQIIERIGLTGFCAGGRYTMLFLPQIKEFESGVAWYGFPYTEGSEIQPDRSASLIDQLDALVLMIHGTRDQYSNVTDICK, encoded by the coding sequence TTGTTCGGTCAGGTATGCCAGATTATTGAAAGGATCGGCCTTACTGGCTTTTGTGCCGGCGGCAGGTATACCATGCTTTTCCTGCCCCAGATTAAGGAGTTTGAATCTGGAGTCGCCTGGTATGGTTTCCCTTATACGGAAGGATCTGAAATCCAGCCAGACAGGTCGGCCAGTCTGATAGACCAGCTTGATGCGCTCGTGCTTATGATACACGGAACTCGGGACCAGTATAGCAATGTAACTGATATTTGCAAGTAG